Proteins encoded within one genomic window of Dehalogenimonas sp. THU2:
- a CDS encoding helix-turn-helix transcriptional regulator, with translation MNSRNIIGERLRQARNNSKPRVTQEELAARLQVMDIHIDRAKVAKIESGIRPVYDYELAAIAKALKIDVRWLIEGK, from the coding sequence ATGAATTCACGAAATATCATCGGGGAGCGCCTGCGTCAGGCGCGAAATAATTCCAAGCCTAGAGTGACTCAGGAAGAACTGGCGGCCCGGCTTCAGGTCATGGATATCCATATCGACCGGGCGAAGGTCGCCAAGATCGAAAGCGGCATCCGGCCGGTGTATGACTATGAACTCGCAGCGATAGCCAAAGCGCTCAAAATAGACGTCCGATGGCTTATCGAAGGCAAGTAA